Below is a genomic region from Fervidobacterium gondwanense DSM 13020.
NNNNNNNNNNNNNNNNNNNNNNNNNNNNNNNNNNNNNNNNNNNNNNNNNNNNNNNNNNNNNNNNNNNNNNNNNNNNNNNNNNNNNNNNNNNNNNNNNNNNNNNNNNNNNNNNNNNNNNNNNNNNNNNNNNNNNNNNNNNNNNNNNNNNNNNNNNNNNNNNNNNNNNNNNNNNNNNNNNNNNNNNNNNNNNNNNNNNNNNNNNNNNNNNNNNNNNNNNNNNNNNNNNNNNNNNNNCTTAGATTATAAGAGACCTCACCGAAAAAGTTAAAAACAACTGTTAAAATATCTCTAATCTTTCTAACCTCATGTTGGGAAGGTTATTCTTCTGAAAGAGATGTTAAGAATGTGCATTGAAAGTATTATTTAACATCTCAGTGTCAAAACGAGCAAAGGCTCCGCAACGTACGGAGCCTTATTTTTTTATTCCATCAAAGCATTCCTTCAGCGTTTCTCTCCTTCATTTTTTCCTGCCAGTTTCGTGCTCTGTCTAAGTCTACCGTCCGATTTTTGCGGAGCTGTTCTGATTTTTCCTTCAGCATGTGTTTAAGGTATGAGTGAAGATGAAAAAGGATGGAAAGAATCGTTTTAAACAGTGATACATCGAGCGTGAGGTATAAATGTCAGTTGTATAATCGGAACCATTGAAGTGATTGCAGGTGTATTGGAAGTGCAATAGAAAAATAAACTTAAACTTCATTTGTAGGAGGTGAGAATATATTAGGAAAGAAGATGTTATTTGGTGTTATCGCGGTTGTTTTGCTGCTTGAGGTATTCAGAATCATGGAATACATGATTGCATCAATAAGTATTTGGACTTGAATATGATTTAAAAAGCGATGAAAACAATGGGAAACGAACAAAGAAGTTTTAAAAGTCAGCTGTACAAATGGAACAACCGGACTGAACACGAAAGTGCAAGGTCCGGTTCATTTTAAAACTAAACTGACAAAGAGGAGGTTGGTAAAGATGTTAAAAGTTTACACCGATGGTTCATACAAAAACGGATTCGTTTCCTATGGATTTCTTCTTTCATCCCCGGTCCTTGGCGGAGAACAGATAGTAGCCAAGGTCAGCAAAGCAACAACGGAGTTACAAAACGTAGAGGCTGAACTAAAAGCCGCACTCTACGCCCTGAACTACGTAAAACAGGAAAAACTTGACGAAAAATTCCCAGTGATCGTCCTGTGCTCAGACATAGACATTATTAAGAAGGCACTGAGTGGGAAAGTGAACTCTCAAAACCCAGAAGTTGTGAAATACGTAGAAGAGCTTAAGAATATAGCCAAGTCACTCAAATGCAGACTCTGTTTAGAAAAAGTTAGAGGACATGAAAACCACGTACACAACAAACTCGATATTCATCTCAGAAGAAAAATTAACAGATACATAGCAGAACGCACTCAGGCGTATGCATAAATAAAACGTTCCATGAACTTTTCCCGAGCCTTTAATGGCTCGGATTTTTAATTTCAACAAAAGGTAAAGAAAGGCAGGGATGAATATGTCCACTATGGTGGTATTGTTTACTCCATCGAAAGAAAATATCTTGGTTGAAAAATCGGTATACAAGTTTTCAAACGGTTCTACTGCTACAGGAATGTACTTCTTAAGAGCCATGACGAGATATGTGAAAGGACGTAAAGACCTGACAAAAATATTAATATTTGCTGAAGAAGATTGCGAGATAAGAGCGCTTGAGGAACTTGCTGGATATGAAAATACAAAAGCCCGCAGGAACGATATAAAAGAATTAGAAAGAATAATATCAGAAACGTACGGAGCAAAAACGAGTATAACAGTACTTCCATCGATTAGATGTATAAAAACAGACGAAGATAACATAGAGTACCAGCAGACGCTACTCAGAGCAATCATACAACATCTATCGACGGATATAGAGAACGTATATATCGATATAACTTATGCAAATAACATTAGTGTATTATTGACACTTGGTATAATACTTCCGGCAAGGTACGTAAGTCTCAAGAAAATATACATCTACTATGTCAATATGAATTTGGGAGAAAAAGCCAAAAAGGTTCTTGAAATGCCGATTTTTGAAAAGATGATAGCTTTGGACGAACAACTTGCTTCATTTGAACTTAGTGGGAATTTTAACCTTCCCCTGTTGACATTTTTGAAAGAAGACCAACAAAAAGAAGTGGAAGAAATATACTACCAA
It encodes:
- a CDS encoding ribonuclease HI, with translation MLKVYTDGSYKNGFVSYGFLLSSPVLGGEQIVAKVSKATTELQNVEAELKAALYALNYVKQEKLDEKFPVIVLCSDIDIIKKALSGKVNSQNPEVVKYVEELKNIAKSLKCRLCLEKVRGHENHVHNKLDIHLRRKINRYIAERTQAYA
- a CDS encoding TM1812 family CRISPR-associated protein — protein: MSTMVVLFTPSKENILVEKSVYKFSNGSTATGMYFLRAMTRYVKGRKDLTKILIFAEEDCEIRALEELAGYENTKARRNDIKELERIISETYGAKTSITVLPSIRCIKTDEDNIEYQQTLLRAIIQHLSTDIENVYIDITYANNISVLLTLGIILPARYVSLKKIYIYYVNMNLGEKAKKVLEMPIFEKMIALDEQLASFELSGNFNLPLLTFLKEDQQKEVEEIYYQFELNDISEEPANKLRTIATMKETQNYFLINVNKELKRISQAKHVEELFYEKAAFYHKRKQYFKAIQLIFEAIVSGATVMLYGRGKETNLDYRAKAKNKIEKLFPPSLAKEFIKLRKMRNRIAHGINQNRRYYETKTEELETLFNDAIKIYQTIKQNLKS